The following coding sequences lie in one Arachis hypogaea cultivar Tifrunner chromosome 9, arahy.Tifrunner.gnm2.J5K5, whole genome shotgun sequence genomic window:
- the LOC140175201 gene encoding uncharacterized protein, with product MKQPTFRHCEVFDYFKRKTGVQLSRTNITRSLGDARKIVRSDEAAQYAKLRNYAEELLRSNPGSTVKLSVNAQAEGDPIFQNFYVYFQGCKQGFVHGCRPLIGLDAAFLKTFYGGWLMCIVGGQDANNHIYPIAWAIVPVENTTTWKFNDGSVRDYLDLMNGLIPTLQEVMPNVHHRFCAWHLWHNFQKRWKDKHLKSLLWACVRAQTVSEFNKNMQTLKTINVKAWEYLDKIPRQSWTRAHYKDTPKNDNVCNNMCEIFNSATKPYISKPILILLEEVKRIAMTSMTRNKLKLASHIGHLPPIQQRLPCHHIIAAIACMNGRPENYVHAWLTMGSYNKTYEFHINPVREEEMWDKSEYSHCLPPARPKSHGRPKLYARKKDAHEAPVGGSQERKSKKLKRQYGKFTCGTYGDVGHTTRRCEVAKKLKADEAATAAE from the exons ATGAAGCAACCTACTTTTAGGCATTGTGAGGTATTTGACTATTTCAAGAGAAAAACTGGAGTTCAATTGTCTAGAACGAACATTACAAGATCTTTAGGAGATGCTAGGAAGATTGTGAGAAGTGATGAAGCAGCCCAGTATGCCAAGCTTAGGAATTATGCAGAGGAGTTATTGAGGTCAAATCCAGGATCTACTGTGAAACTAAGTGTAAATGCACAAGCTGAGGGAGACCCTATCTTTCAGAATTTCTATGTGTATTTTCAGGGTTGCAAGCAAGGGTTTGTGCATGGATGTAGACCCTTGATTGGTTTGGATGCAGCGTTTTTAAAGACTTTCTATGGAGGATGGCTGATGTGTATCGTGGGAGGACAAGATGCAAACAATCACATTTACCCCATAGCATGGGCTATTGTTCCTGTTGAGAACACAACAACTTGGAA ATTTAATGATGGTTCTGTTAGGGACTATTTGGATTTAATGAAT GGACTCATACCGACACTGCAAGAGGTTATGCCCAATGTGCATCATAGATTTTGTGCATGGCACTTGTGGCATAACTTTCAAAAGCGATGGAAGGACAAGCACCTGAAATCATTATTGTGGGCATGTGTTAGAGCACAGACAGTTTCAGagtttaataaaaatatgcaaaccCTCAAGACTATTAATGTGAAGGCATGGGAGTATCTGGACAAGATTCCTAGACAATCCTGGACCAGAGCACACTATAAAGATACCCCAAAAAATGACAATGTATGCAACAACATGTGTGAAATTTTCAACTCAGCCACCAAGCCATATATATCAAAGCCAATACTTATACTACTGGAGGAAGTTAAGAGGATTGCCATGACAAGCATGACCAGAAATAAACTCAAGCTAGCCAGTCATATTGGACATTTACCTCCTATACAACAAA GATTACCTTGTCATCATATCATCGCAGCTATTGCATGTATGAATGGTCGGCCTGAGAACTATGTTCATGCATGGTTGACAATGGGATCTTACAATAAGACATATGAGTTTCATATCAATCCAGTAAGAGAAGAAGAGATGTGGGACAAGTCTGAGTACTCTCACTGCTTACCCCCGGCAAGACCAAAATCACATGGGAGACCAAAACtctatgcaagaaagaaggatgCACATGAGGCCCCTGTTGGAGGCAGTCAAGAGAGAAAGTCCAAAAAATTAAAGAGGCAATATGGCAAGTTCACTTGTGGAACTTATGGCGATGTTGGTCACACTACAAGGAGGTGCGAAGTTGCAAAAAAGCTAAAGGCAGATGAGGCAGCAACAGCTGCAGAATAA